The Streptomyces laurentii genome contains a region encoding:
- a CDS encoding hypothetical protein (identified by MetaGeneAnnotator; putative;~sequence version:1) — MSSDSTSSRIARSAERDEDRWARSRASGSESGSDSVGDTDTDTGAASGREYGYRLCGHVEVAAGFRPDGGAPRAVRERDRAGGGEAGECSAGWGVRANELEGEGGGGRGRERERERERLSTGAGAG; from the coding sequence ATGTCGAGCGACTCCACCTCCTCGCGCATCGCGCGCAGCGCGGAGCGGGACGAGGACAGATGGGCGCGCTCGCGGGCGAGCGGGTCGGAAAGCGGGTCGGATTCGGTCGGGGACACGGACACGGACACGGGTGCTGCCTCCGGTCGGGAGTACGGGTACAGGCTGTGCGGACACGTCGAGGTGGCCGCCGGTTTCCGACCGGACGGCGGCGCTCCGCGGGCGGTCCGCGAACGGGACCGGGCGGGAGGCGGGGAAGCTGGCGAGTGTAGCGCCGGGTGGGGGGTGCGGGCGAACGAGTTGGAGGGTGAGGGGGGAGGGGGGAGGGGGAGGGAACGGGAGAGGGAACGGGAGAGGCTGAGTACGGGAGCGGGTGCGGGTTGA
- a CDS encoding hypothetical protein (identified by MetaGeneAnnotator; putative;~sequence version:1), giving the protein MTTTPEPEAPETVTDAADRLGLRMVAGCGLALLLVCAFFVVTAVLGDAVGGDGVSSGFSTAAFWALALSGVAGLAALAVPRKGLVIAQYVLALGAPVLALLD; this is encoded by the coding sequence ATGACGACGACGCCCGAGCCCGAAGCCCCCGAGACCGTGACCGACGCCGCCGACCGTCTGGGCCTGCGCATGGTCGCCGGCTGCGGCCTCGCGCTCCTCCTCGTCTGCGCCTTCTTCGTCGTGACCGCCGTACTCGGCGACGCCGTCGGCGGCGACGGCGTCAGCAGCGGCTTCTCCACCGCCGCCTTCTGGGCCCTGGCCCTGTCCGGCGTCGCCGGGCTGGCCGCCCTCGCCGTGCCCCGTAAGGGCCTGGTGATCGCCCAGTACGTCCTCGCGCTCGGCGCCCCGGTGCTGGCCCTGCTGGACTGA
- a CDS encoding hypothetical protein (identified by MetaGeneAnnotator; putative;~sequence version:1), which yields MRELIYLSESKLAQFRENERPRRRWRRRISELGATAPLGLGELQFTLADAPQGHPNLERVLRHLKSLTPKPAEYSEASPDAGQWVKFKTRMNYQIVRPTIRASDDNGEHFREHPIGQEAVVFWEPHSRLEPWSSSKPRLVLHGSPEHLLGLAAASSGPTDLSAPPSLGLGFMSLLYGMQLGMDPRLEEALGNLLNQLDGRFPPHAAGLFTGYARVTFGLEVPFSAGEGSAIVRTMVASPLYVEYAAA from the coding sequence ATGCGTGAGCTGATCTACTTGTCCGAGAGCAAGCTGGCCCAGTTCCGAGAGAACGAAAGACCCCGCCGTCGATGGAGGCGGCGTATCAGCGAACTGGGGGCCACTGCTCCCCTTGGGCTTGGGGAACTGCAGTTCACATTGGCAGATGCCCCGCAAGGGCATCCGAACCTGGAACGAGTACTTCGGCACCTCAAGTCCTTGACCCCGAAGCCTGCTGAGTATTCCGAGGCGTCACCTGATGCTGGCCAGTGGGTGAAGTTCAAGACGCGCATGAACTATCAGATTGTGCGGCCGACAATACGCGCTTCGGACGACAACGGAGAACACTTCAGGGAGCATCCGATTGGACAGGAGGCTGTCGTGTTCTGGGAGCCTCACTCGCGGTTGGAACCCTGGTCCAGCTCCAAGCCACGACTCGTGCTCCACGGTTCCCCTGAGCATCTTCTGGGCTTAGCAGCCGCGTCCTCCGGGCCCACGGACCTGTCCGCTCCCCCTAGTCTTGGCCTCGGTTTCATGTCCCTGCTGTACGGCATGCAGCTCGGCATGGATCCCAGGCTGGAGGAGGCGCTTGGCAATCTGCTGAACCAGCTCGATGGACGTTTCCCGCCGCATGCTGCTGGCCTTTTCACCGGCTACGCAAGAGTCACATTCGGGTTGGAGGTACCGTTCTCCGCAGGTGAGGGCTCGGCAATAGTGCGGACTATGGTTGCCAGCCCTCTGTACGTTGAGTATGCAGCCGCCTGA
- a CDS encoding ATP-dependent DNA helicase (ATP binding site [chemical binding];~ATP-binding site [chemical binding];~ATP-dependent DNA helicase [Streptomyces albus J1074];~DEAD-like helicases superfamily. A diverse family of proteins involved in ATP-dependent RNA or DNA unwinding. This domain contains the ATP-binding region; cd00046;~DNA or RNA helicases of superfamily II [Transcription / DNA replication,recombination, and repair]; COG1061;~Helicase conserved C-terminal domain; pfam13625;~Helicase superfamily c-terminal domain; associated with DEXDc-, DEAD-, and DEAH-box proteins, yeast initiation factor 4A, Ski2p, and Hepatitis C virus NS3 helicases; this domain is foundin a wide variety of helicases and helicase related proteins; may...; cd00079;~identified by MetaGeneAnnotator; putative;~nucleotide binding region [chemical binding];~putative Mg++ binding site [ion binding]): MNGPLIVQSDKTLLLEVDHERSADCRRAIAAFAELERAPEHIHTYRVTPLGLWNARAAGHDAEQVVDALVEFSRYPVPHALLVDIAETMARYGRLTLSKHPTHGLVLTTTDRPVLEEVLRSKKVQPLVGERIDPDTVAVHPSERGQIKQTLLKLGWPAEDLAGYVDGEAHRIDLAEDGWSLRAYQQQAVEGFWHGGSGVVVLPCGAGKTLVGAGAMAKAKATTLILVTNTVSARQWKHELVKRTSLTEDEIGEYSGAKKEIRPVTIATYQVLTTKRKGVYPHLELFDSRDWGLIVYDEVHLLPAPVFKFTADLQARRRLGLTATLVREDGRESDVFSLIGPKRFDAPWKEIEAQGYIAPADCVEVRVDLTDGERLAYATAEAEEKYRFCATTATKRKVTEALVKKFAGQQILVIGQYIDQLDELGTHLDAPVIKGETSNAQREKLFDAFRSGEINVLVVSKVANFSIDLPEATVAIQVSGTFGSRQEEAQRLGRVLRPKADGHQAHFYSVVARDTIDQDFAAHRQRFLAEQGYAYRIVDASELLKGDAAPETP, translated from the coding sequence GTGAACGGTCCACTCATCGTCCAGAGTGACAAAACGCTTCTGCTGGAGGTCGACCACGAGCGGTCGGCCGACTGCCGGCGTGCCATCGCCGCGTTCGCCGAGCTGGAGCGGGCGCCCGAGCACATCCACACGTACCGCGTGACGCCCCTCGGCCTGTGGAACGCGCGTGCCGCCGGGCACGACGCCGAGCAGGTCGTGGACGCGCTCGTGGAGTTCTCGCGCTACCCCGTCCCGCACGCGCTCCTCGTCGACATCGCCGAGACGATGGCGCGGTACGGGCGGCTCACCCTGTCCAAGCACCCCACCCACGGGCTCGTGCTGACGACCACCGACCGGCCCGTCCTGGAGGAGGTGCTCCGGTCGAAGAAGGTCCAGCCGCTGGTCGGCGAACGGATCGACCCGGACACCGTGGCCGTGCACCCGTCCGAGCGCGGGCAGATCAAGCAGACGCTGCTCAAGCTGGGCTGGCCGGCCGAGGACCTCGCCGGTTACGTGGACGGCGAGGCGCACCGTATCGACCTCGCCGAGGACGGCTGGTCCCTGCGCGCGTACCAGCAGCAGGCCGTCGAGGGCTTCTGGCACGGCGGCTCCGGTGTCGTCGTGCTGCCCTGTGGCGCGGGAAAGACGCTGGTCGGCGCGGGTGCGATGGCCAAGGCGAAGGCCACGACGCTGATCCTCGTCACCAACACCGTCTCCGCCCGGCAGTGGAAGCACGAGCTGGTGAAGCGGACGTCGCTGACCGAGGACGAGATCGGCGAGTACAGCGGCGCGAAGAAGGAGATCCGGCCGGTCACCATCGCCACGTACCAGGTCCTCACGACGAAGCGGAAGGGCGTCTACCCGCACCTGGAGCTGTTCGACTCCCGGGACTGGGGCCTGATCGTGTACGACGAGGTGCACCTGCTGCCCGCGCCCGTCTTCAAGTTCACCGCCGACCTCCAGGCCCGCCGCCGGCTCGGCCTGACCGCGACGCTCGTACGGGAGGACGGACGCGAGTCCGACGTCTTCTCGCTCATCGGGCCGAAGCGCTTCGACGCGCCGTGGAAGGAGATCGAGGCGCAGGGCTACATCGCGCCCGCCGACTGCGTCGAGGTGCGGGTCGACCTCACGGACGGGGAGCGGCTGGCGTACGCGACGGCCGAGGCGGAGGAGAAGTACCGGTTCTGCGCGACGACGGCGACCAAGCGCAAGGTCACCGAGGCGCTGGTGAAGAAGTTCGCCGGGCAGCAGATCCTGGTCATCGGGCAGTACATCGACCAGCTCGACGAACTCGGCACGCACCTCGACGCCCCGGTGATCAAGGGCGAGACCTCGAACGCGCAGCGCGAGAAGCTGTTCGACGCCTTCCGCAGCGGTGAGATCAACGTCCTCGTCGTGTCGAAGGTCGCCAACTTCTCCATCGACCTGCCCGAGGCGACGGTCGCCATCCAGGTCTCCGGCACCTTCGGGTCCCGGCAGGAGGAGGCGCAGCGGCTCGGCCGGGTGCTGCGCCCCAAGGCCGACGGACACCAGGCGCACTTCTACTCGGTGGTCGCGCGCGACACCATCGACCAGGACTTCGCGGCCCACCGGCAGCGGTTCCTGGCCGAGCAGGGGTACGCGTACCGGATCGTCGACGCGAGCGAGCTGCTGAAGGGGGACGCCGCCCCCGAAACCCCGTAG
- a CDS encoding hypothetical protein (identified by MetaGeneAnnotator; putative;~sequence version:1), with protein MSVAHDPHYGPWTIEQVLALEEDRGQRRELIGEALLMSPAPGAKHQRASSRLWQLLDSAVQQSGASAEVLEAVNVILPDGLFIPDIAVVEASAAAEDPIAFDSDAVLLVVEIVSPSSSGRRTDRLLKPPYYAEAGIEHLWRLELEPVPALIVSELSGGRYVERVVAEAGRETAVEAPFPLKVDPSRLVSPRRKRPDLP; from the coding sequence ATGAGCGTCGCGCACGATCCGCACTACGGGCCCTGGACGATAGAGCAGGTACTTGCTCTGGAGGAGGACCGTGGTCAGCGTCGTGAATTGATAGGGGAAGCGCTCTTGATGTCACCAGCTCCGGGTGCGAAGCACCAGCGGGCGTCGTCGCGGCTGTGGCAGCTGCTGGACAGCGCCGTACAGCAGTCCGGGGCGTCCGCCGAGGTGCTCGAAGCGGTGAACGTCATCCTCCCCGATGGGCTGTTCATCCCCGACATCGCGGTGGTCGAGGCATCGGCCGCCGCCGAGGACCCCATCGCCTTCGACTCCGACGCGGTCCTTCTCGTCGTCGAGATCGTCTCGCCGTCGTCCTCCGGCCGCCGCACCGACCGGCTGCTCAAGCCGCCGTACTACGCCGAAGCGGGCATCGAGCACCTGTGGCGCCTGGAGCTCGAACCCGTGCCCGCGCTGATCGTCTCGGAGCTGAGCGGTGGGCGGTACGTCGAGCGCGTGGTGGCCGAGGCGGGGCGGGAGACGGCCGTCGAGGCGCCGTTCCCGCTCAAGGTCGACCCGAGCCGGCTCGTCAGCCCACGTCGCAAGCGGCCGGACCTGCCCTAG
- a CDS encoding hypothetical protein (Helicase conserved C-terminal domain; pfam13625;~WYL domain; pfam13280;~identified by MetaGeneAnnotator; putative;~probable DNA-binding protein [Streptomyces venezuelae ATCC10712]): protein MVRMGIGELDREAHVPEGTDGGTGGGTDRSPGGTRGRTPGGTPGGTPGGTPGGAHPSGQVPRTLAESLRAGGDGALTALLRARPDLLAPVPNDLTQLATRAGTRASVVRALERLDRFALQTAEALAVAPDPAPYPVLLALLTGDTPDPAIERALPRAVGVLRAQALVWGDDERLRLVRTARELLAPSPQHPSPTGLGPTVAEATSGMSPGRLQEIIATAGLPATHDPVSAVAGLTELFTDRTRMAALLDTAPPEALAVLDRLVWGPPYGEVTASPTPPVRWLRDRGLLLPASTRTVVLPREAALHLRGGRAHRVPEPAAPKVETAREYRPQVVDDAAAGQAYAALDTVAELLKSWDQGGPPVLRAGGLAVRDLKRTAAALDVPERFASFWLELAYGAGLLATDGEADEKYAPTPAYDSWLDQPPAERWAAIAGTWLAATRTAALVGGQDAKGRTLAALGPGLDRSAAPEVRHRVLRLLATLPPGAAADPETVLARLRWDRPPRAGADGSLDPREQLARWTLEEAELLGVTGRGALAAPARALLNLPLAEAAPDVASDAAPDTLTGLTGPAGPHACEPSVAASRAATLLAPLLPEAVDHVLLQADLTAVAPGPLLRPLADLLSVLADVESKGGATVYRFTPGSVRRALDAGRTASDLHAFLTTHSRTPVPQPLSYLIDDVARRHGHLRVGAASSYVRCDDDAVLGEILADRRAAPLRLRRLAPTVLAAQADPTALLDGLRGMGYAPAAESAEGDVLIARADARRTPPRTAPAPVPEGPPTPDATLLSAAVRAILAGDRAATVARKEPTAPTDTTGPRTNGTLPRTSAAETLATVQAAAMTGSAVWIGYVNAEGAASQRVIAPVRVEGGFVTGYDHTADEVRTYPLHRITGVAELADDEV, encoded by the coding sequence GTGGTGCGGATGGGGATCGGTGAGCTCGACCGGGAGGCGCACGTGCCCGAGGGAACAGACGGCGGTACGGGCGGGGGTACGGACCGGAGCCCGGGCGGGACTCGGGGGAGGACCCCGGGCGGGACTCCGGGCGGGACTCCGGGCGGGACTCCGGGTGGCGCGCACCCGTCCGGCCAGGTCCCGCGCACCCTCGCGGAGTCCTTGCGCGCCGGAGGCGACGGCGCGCTCACAGCGCTGCTGCGCGCCCGCCCGGACCTCCTCGCGCCGGTCCCGAACGACCTGACCCAGCTGGCCACCCGGGCCGGCACGCGCGCGTCGGTCGTCCGCGCCCTCGAACGCCTCGACCGGTTCGCGCTGCAGACCGCCGAGGCGCTGGCGGTGGCGCCGGACCCCGCCCCGTACCCCGTCCTTCTCGCCCTCCTCACCGGCGACACGCCCGACCCCGCCATCGAACGGGCGTTGCCGCGCGCGGTCGGCGTGCTGCGCGCGCAGGCGCTGGTGTGGGGCGACGACGAGCGGCTGCGGCTGGTGCGGACCGCGCGCGAACTCCTCGCTCCCTCCCCGCAGCACCCCTCCCCCACCGGCCTCGGCCCGACGGTCGCGGAGGCCACGTCCGGCATGTCGCCGGGCCGGCTCCAGGAGATCATCGCGACGGCCGGGCTGCCCGCGACACACGATCCGGTGTCGGCGGTGGCGGGGCTGACGGAGCTGTTCACGGACCGTACGAGGATGGCGGCGCTGCTCGACACCGCGCCGCCCGAGGCGCTCGCGGTCCTCGACCGGCTGGTCTGGGGCCCGCCGTACGGCGAGGTCACGGCCTCTCCCACGCCGCCGGTGCGCTGGCTGCGCGACCGGGGTCTGCTGCTGCCCGCCTCGACCCGCACCGTGGTCCTGCCGCGCGAGGCGGCGCTGCATCTGCGCGGCGGACGGGCGCACCGGGTGCCGGAGCCGGCCGCGCCGAAGGTGGAGACGGCGCGCGAATACCGTCCACAGGTGGTGGACGACGCGGCGGCCGGGCAGGCATATGCGGCACTCGACACCGTCGCCGAGCTGCTGAAGTCCTGGGACCAGGGCGGTCCGCCGGTGCTGCGCGCGGGCGGTCTCGCGGTCCGCGACCTCAAGCGGACGGCGGCGGCGCTCGACGTGCCGGAGCGGTTCGCGTCGTTCTGGCTGGAGCTGGCGTACGGGGCGGGGCTGCTCGCCACGGACGGCGAGGCGGACGAAAAGTACGCGCCGACGCCCGCGTACGACTCCTGGCTCGACCAGCCGCCGGCCGAACGCTGGGCCGCGATCGCCGGCACCTGGCTGGCCGCCACCCGTACCGCCGCGCTGGTCGGCGGGCAGGACGCCAAGGGGCGGACGCTGGCCGCGCTGGGGCCGGGCCTGGACCGTTCGGCCGCGCCCGAGGTACGCCACCGGGTCCTCAGGCTCCTCGCCACCCTGCCGCCGGGGGCCGCCGCCGACCCGGAGACGGTGCTCGCGCGGCTGCGCTGGGACCGCCCGCCGAGGGCCGGGGCGGACGGCTCCCTCGACCCGCGGGAACAGCTCGCCCGCTGGACCCTGGAGGAGGCCGAACTCCTCGGCGTCACCGGCCGCGGCGCGCTCGCCGCGCCCGCCCGCGCGCTGCTCAACCTGCCGCTCGCCGAGGCCGCGCCCGATGTCGCCTCGGATGCCGCGCCGGACACCCTGACCGGCCTGACCGGCCCGGCCGGGCCGCACGCCTGCGAACCGTCCGTCGCCGCCTCGCGCGCCGCCACCCTCCTCGCGCCGCTCCTCCCGGAGGCCGTCGACCACGTCCTGCTCCAGGCGGACCTGACCGCCGTCGCGCCGGGGCCGCTGCTGCGCCCGCTCGCCGACCTGCTGTCCGTGCTCGCGGACGTCGAGTCCAAGGGCGGGGCGACCGTCTACCGCTTCACGCCCGGTTCCGTACGCCGTGCCCTCGACGCCGGCCGTACCGCCTCCGACCTGCACGCCTTCCTCACCACGCACTCCCGCACCCCGGTGCCGCAGCCGCTCTCGTACCTGATCGACGACGTCGCGCGGCGGCACGGCCATCTGCGGGTCGGCGCCGCCTCGTCCTATGTCCGCTGCGACGACGACGCCGTGCTCGGCGAGATCCTGGCCGACCGGCGCGCGGCCCCGCTGCGGCTGCGCCGGCTCGCGCCGACGGTGCTCGCCGCGCAGGCGGACCCGACGGCGCTGCTCGACGGGCTGCGGGGGATGGGGTACGCGCCGGCGGCCGAGTCCGCCGAGGGCGACGTCCTGATCGCCCGCGCCGACGCCCGCCGCACCCCGCCCCGCACCGCCCCGGCCCCCGTCCCCGAGGGCCCGCCCACACCGGACGCGACGCTGCTGTCGGCGGCGGTACGGGCGATCCTCGCGGGCGACCGGGCCGCGACCGTCGCCCGCAAGGAGCCCACCGCACCCACGGACACGACCGGCCCGCGCACGAACGGCACCCTGCCCCGTACCTCCGCCGCCGAGACCCTGGCCACGGTCCAGGCGGCGGCGATGACGGGCTCGGCGGTCTGGATCGGCTACGTCAACGCGGAGGGCGCGGCCAGCCAGCGCGTGATCGCCCCGGTCCGGGTCGAGGGCGGCTTCGTGACGGGCTACGACCACACGGCCGACGAGGTCCGCACGTACCCCCTGCACCGCATCACGGGCGTGGCGGAACTGGCGGACGACGAGGTCTAG
- a CDS encoding hypothetical protein (identified by MetaGeneAnnotator; putative;~sequence version:1): MGNEGIENDRLVFDYLSRVGDVAQQRQVTAAERRELVSGLRDEIERRREVKGEAVPRILRALGEPDAVVGRVAPARGSVTGPGSAEPEPDAAPPVELPRPRASEPPPGASAPSSSPPASVPPPRAAERAGGGWWREDAMFGARDTGEVPGFVGGIEIADVLKPPPSEDEAEEDGREAPEVPEAAEGQEVPEETEVEAPERRRAWRGFAPGNLLLLFAAALLLVGAALGSLIPLAAGWVLAYLSRERKAAALVVPGVVVTAGLVWLWGRAMGRWGEPLAQGAADARDAGLSTAIGDSWPWILRAAAIASGLFLLWRARRRG, encoded by the coding sequence GTGGGGAACGAGGGGATCGAGAACGACCGGTTGGTCTTCGACTATCTGAGCCGCGTCGGCGACGTGGCGCAGCAGCGGCAGGTGACGGCGGCCGAGCGCCGCGAGCTCGTGTCCGGGCTGCGCGACGAGATCGAGCGGCGGCGCGAGGTGAAGGGCGAGGCGGTGCCCCGCATCCTGCGCGCGCTGGGGGAACCGGACGCGGTGGTCGGGCGGGTCGCCCCGGCGCGGGGCTCGGTTACGGGGCCGGGGAGCGCGGAGCCGGAGCCCGATGCGGCGCCCCCGGTGGAGCTGCCCCGGCCGCGCGCCTCCGAGCCGCCTCCCGGCGCGTCCGCGCCGTCATCGTCGCCGCCGGCGTCCGTTCCGCCGCCGCGCGCGGCGGAGCGGGCGGGGGGCGGGTGGTGGCGTGAGGACGCCATGTTCGGGGCCCGGGACACGGGCGAGGTGCCGGGCTTCGTCGGCGGCATCGAGATCGCCGACGTGCTGAAGCCGCCGCCGTCCGAGGACGAGGCGGAGGAGGACGGACGGGAGGCTCCGGAGGTCCCGGAGGCCGCCGAGGGGCAGGAGGTCCCAGAGGAAACGGAAGTAGAGGCTCCGGAACGCCGCCGCGCGTGGCGCGGCTTCGCCCCGGGCAATCTGCTCCTGCTCTTCGCCGCCGCCCTGCTCCTGGTGGGCGCCGCCCTCGGCTCGCTCATCCCGCTCGCCGCCGGCTGGGTCCTCGCGTACCTCTCCCGCGAACGCAAGGCCGCCGCCCTCGTCGTCCCCGGCGTGGTCGTGACCGCCGGCCTCGTCTGGCTGTGGGGCCGCGCGATGGGCCGCTGGGGCGAACCGCTCGCCCAGGGCGCGGCCGACGCGCGGGACGCCGGGCTGAGCACGGCGATCGGCGACTCCTGGCCGTGGATCCTGCGGGCCGCCGCGATCGCCTCGGGCCTGTTCCTGCTCTGGCGGGCCCGCCGCCGGGGCTGA